The DNA segment GGTAAGCCCATCGATGATGTCTTCAAGCCTGATAGAGGGGTGAGGCCTGTTTATCCTTTCAAAACAGGTCGGGGTGGCCGCGTCCAGCGATGGGACAACGATATCAGCCAGTGACAGTTCGCCGCGGACGTCTTCCCTCGAGATCAGCGAGCTGTTCGTGATGACTGCCACCGGGATCCCCGATAGATCCTTCATGCCGCTGATCAGTTCTCCCATTCCGAGGTAGAGAGTCGGTTCGCCTGCTCCCGAAAGAGTCAGTATGTCCGGATTTTCCTTCATCTGCCCAAGCCGGGCCTCAAGTTCTTCGAGGATGTCACCTGCTGGATAGAAGTTTTTTCTTTCGACCGAGAGGTCTGTCGTTCCTCCGCACTCACAATAGACACAATCGAAGGAGCAAGTCTTGTATGGTATCACATCTATTCCGAGAGACCTGCCCAGCCTCCTCGATGCTACCGGTCCGAATATTCTGCCCATCCCGTACCTTCCGTCTGAAGTCGTTCGTCACTGAATCTAAACGAATCGCTACTGCCCATCCAGTAAAAGTTGCGGGAGGTATGTCTTGAGCCTGGATATTTTCCGGATATCCTTGAAGAATCTCCGCAAAAGTAACATTATCATCCGGGAGAATGACTGTCGGCGATTTTAGAAAAATCCGGGGGTTAGCCATGGAAGAAAGCGTCCTTTATAAAAGTAAAAAGAGGGATATAGACGACATAGTCAGGATTATCAAGCCTGGCAGCAGAATATTTATCGGATCGGGTGCGGCCGAGCCTCAGGCACTGATCAAAATGCTCATTGAGAAGGGCAGGCAGATCGCGGATCACGAGACGATCAACGTGATCGAGCTGGGTACCTCTCCATACGCGGAAGCGGTGATGAGCAGGCCTTTCAAGCAGAACGCTTTTTTCATCGGGGCGAATGTCAGGGACGCCGTCAACGAGGGCAGGGCGGAATACACGCCCATCTTTCTCTCCGAACTTCCGTCTCATATACGTTCCGGATCGCTCAAGATCGATGTCGCATTCATACAGGTCGCCCCTCCGGACAGGTATGGCTACTGTTCGCTGGGAGTGTCGGTCGACGTAGTGAAGGCCGGCGCGGAGGCGGCCCCCCTCGTCATAGCCGAGGTGAACAGGCAGATGCCGAGGACTCTCGGTGACAGTTTCGTTCATCTCAAGGACATAGACTACGTGGTCGAGAGCGATCTGCCACTTTTGATGCTCGATCCTCCGGAGTCTGACGAAGTCGCGAGTAAGATAGGACAGAATGTAGCACGGCTGATCCATGACGGGGCCACATTGCAGACTGGTATCGGGATGATACCGAACGCGATACTGTCTTTCCTCACTGAAAAGAACGATCTCGGGATACATACAGAGATGTTCTCCGACGGGATCATCGACCTGGTCGAATCGGGAGTGATCACGAACAGGAAAAAGACGATTCACAACGGCAAGATAATCGCGACATTCTGTATGGGCACACAGCGCCTGTATGATTTCGTCAACGACAATCCGCTGATCGAATTCCATCCCTGCGACTATACTAACGATCCGTTCATAATCGCAAAGAACGAAAAAATGATCTCGGTAAATGCTGCAATACAGGTGGATCTCACCGGGCAGGTCTGTGCCGATTCGATAGGTGAATACTTCTATTCCGGCATCGGAGGCCAGGTCGATTTTGTGCGGGGCGCGGCAAGGGCGAAAGGGGGCAAGCCGGTCATCGTGCTTCCCTCGACAGCACTCGGAGGTGAAAGGTCGAGGATCGTGCCTTATCTTGATCAGGGGGCGGGGGTCGTCACTTCGAGGGGAGACGTCCATTATGTCGCCACCGAGTTCGGCATAGTCAACCTTCACGGCAGGAACCTGAGGGAACGGGCACTTGCCCTGATCAGCATCGCCCACCCGGATTTCCGCGATGACCTGGTCGATTACGCCAAGAAGCGTCACCTTGTGCATCTCGATCAGATGCCTCTTGTCATCTCGGGGAAATATTATCCGGAACAGTATGAAGAAGCGGTGGAATTCGAGGGTGCGCAGGTATTCTTCCGGCCGGTCAAGCCGACCGACGAATCGATGCAGAGGGAGTTCTTTTATGCGCTGAGTGACGAATCGGTCTACTATCGTTTCTTCAACAGGGTCAAAGCTATGCCGCACGAGAAGATTCAGCCGATGGTAAACATAGACTATCGTGAGGAGATGGCTATCGTAGGTCTTGTTGGTGAAGCGGGAGATGAGGAGATGGTCGCTATCGGAATGTTCAAGATCGATCCGTCGGTCAACGATGCAGAGGTGGCTTTCCTTGTCCGTGATGACTGGCAGAAGAGGGGAATTGGGACATTCCTCATGAATAAACTCATCGATGTCGGCCTGGAAATGGGGCTGAAGGGTTTTACGGCGGAAGTCCTGGTAGAGAACAAGAAGATGATGTACGTATTTCATAAATGTGGTTATCCGGTCCAGACGAAGCTCGAGGACGGGGCCTATTCACTCAGGATAGATTTCAGGAAGGATTCTTCCCTTTGACAACGGACGGTAGCCGGGATACTGAAAGATGGAAAGTAATTGAAACATGATAAAGACATAAAAAAAGTCCATCCGGGAAGGGATGGAGCCGTGTTCATCAACTCTGACCGATTGGGAGGTTATTCCTTTTCGCCGGAGCATCCATTCAGGCCCGAGAGAGTGAAGATGGTCCATGAGATGTGTGAACGGCGGCAGTTGCTTTCGGGCAATGGTGTAAGAGTAGAACAGGTGGAAGAGATCGAGGATGGCCTGCTGGAAAGGTTTCATACGAAAGAGTATATCGATCTACTCCGCGAAGCGGGGCGCTGTGGTGAGATCGGTGTCGAGATGCTGTATCACGGCCTCGGGACGATGGAAAACCCGATATTCATGGGAGTCTACGATTTTGCGGCCCTGTCCGTGACAGCCAGTGTAAGAGGCGCGAGGATCGTGGCGGAGGAAGGTGTCAGCGCTTTCAATCCATGCGGTGGATTTCATCATGCCCATCGAGACAGGGCCTCTGGTTTCTGTTATGTGAATGATGTTGTGATCGCCATAGAGGAGTTACTCATGCTGGATGCCAGGGTCGCTTACCTGGATGTGGATGCTCATCATGGAGACGGGGTCCAGGAAGCTTTCTACGATGACCCCGGAGTGATGACCTTGTCGATCCACGAATCGGGCAAGACTCTTTTCCCCTGGGGTGGGTTCGAAAAGGAGTCGGGTGGTCCGGGGGCAGAGGGTTATAACATTAACATCCCCATGCTCTCCGATACAGACGACGAGATATTTCTCTTTCTTTTTCGTTCCATAATCCTGCCCGCGCTTGATGCGTTTGGTCCCGATATCGTCGTTCTTCAGGCTGGCACAGACACCTTCGCCACCGACCCGCTTACTCATCTGAAGATGACAAACAACGGATATATAGACGCGATCGGATCCCTTCACGCAGCCTTTCCCCGGATTCTGGCCTTAGGCGGGGGAGGCTACAATATGGCCGATGTTGTCCGGGGGTGGACATTGCTCTGGGCTGACCTTGCCGGGATCCAACTCGATAGCGGGTATGGCGGGGCTCTGGGAGGGGTCCTTATGGGAGACGCCTCTATCGATGGATCCGACCTGAGGGATATGCAGGTATATACTACCGGCCCCGCGAAAGAAGAATTGAGAAAGTACTCGGAATCACTTGTCGCCAGATTTGAAAAGGAAGTCCAGCCATTACTGAAACGGTCCGGGGCCACCGGTCGCTGAAAGAAAAGGATTGTGCCATCTATGGAAGAGCAGTTGAATATCGTTGAAGCTCAGATCAATTCACTTGTCGGCGCTGTCAGGAAGACAGGGATCGCAAGAAATATCGAGAAAGACCTTCTCAGCGTCCAGGAAAAATTTCGCTACGGGAATGTCGAGAACCAGCAGCAGCTTTTTGACCTGCTCTATCACGTCGTCGCGGTCTCTAAGCCTCCATATCTGATAGAAGACTGGGAGGAAGCGTGGGGAAATGTCTTTTCATACCTCGTCCAGATGATCCTTTCCTCCCCGGAAAGGTCAGAGAAGATCATTTCGCTTCTCTATGGTCCTGAAAATATTCCGGCGATTGTTTCAGAAGAGAATATACTCTGCATCAATCCCGGTTCCACATCGACCAAACTTGGCCTTTTCTCCGGATTGAGACTCGTTGCGGAAGAGGAA comes from the Candidatus Latescibacterota bacterium genome and includes:
- a CDS encoding radical SAM protein — encoded protein: MGRIFGPVASRRLGRSLGIDVIPYKTCSFDCVYCECGGTTDLSVERKNFYPAGDILEELEARLGQMKENPDILTLSGAGEPTLYLGMGELISGMKDLSGIPVAVITNSSLISREDVRGELSLADIVVPSLDAATPTCFERINRPHPSIRLEDIIDGLTRFIEGYRGEVRLEILLVEGYNTDMENLEGLKTIVSGLDIASIQLNTAVRPGTTGDANALSHERMEEIRAMFGDRCEIVANVSSKARHEDASASENILSMIERRPCTAADISAALGLGVPQTIKLMDSMIASERVVTESKEGMTWYIASDRTST
- a CDS encoding GNAT family N-acetyltransferase; the encoded protein is MEESVLYKSKKRDIDDIVRIIKPGSRIFIGSGAAEPQALIKMLIEKGRQIADHETINVIELGTSPYAEAVMSRPFKQNAFFIGANVRDAVNEGRAEYTPIFLSELPSHIRSGSLKIDVAFIQVAPPDRYGYCSLGVSVDVVKAGAEAAPLVIAEVNRQMPRTLGDSFVHLKDIDYVVESDLPLLMLDPPESDEVASKIGQNVARLIHDGATLQTGIGMIPNAILSFLTEKNDLGIHTEMFSDGIIDLVESGVITNRKKTIHNGKIIATFCMGTQRLYDFVNDNPLIEFHPCDYTNDPFIIAKNEKMISVNAAIQVDLTGQVCADSIGEYFYSGIGGQVDFVRGAARAKGGKPVIVLPSTALGGERSRIVPYLDQGAGVVTSRGDVHYVATEFGIVNLHGRNLRERALALISIAHPDFRDDLVDYAKKRHLVHLDQMPLVISGKYYPEQYEEAVEFEGAQVFFRPVKPTDESMQREFFYALSDESVYYRFFNRVKAMPHEKIQPMVNIDYREEMAIVGLVGEAGDEEMVAIGMFKIDPSVNDAEVAFLVRDDWQKRGIGTFLMNKLIDVGLEMGLKGFTAEVLVENKKMMYVFHKCGYPVQTKLEDGAYSLRIDFRKDSSL
- a CDS encoding acetoin utilization protein AcuC, translated to MKHDKDIKKVHPGRDGAVFINSDRLGGYSFSPEHPFRPERVKMVHEMCERRQLLSGNGVRVEQVEEIEDGLLERFHTKEYIDLLREAGRCGEIGVEMLYHGLGTMENPIFMGVYDFAALSVTASVRGARIVAEEGVSAFNPCGGFHHAHRDRASGFCYVNDVVIAIEELLMLDARVAYLDVDAHHGDGVQEAFYDDPGVMTLSIHESGKTLFPWGGFEKESGGPGAEGYNINIPMLSDTDDEIFLFLFRSIILPALDAFGPDIVVLQAGTDTFATDPLTHLKMTNNGYIDAIGSLHAAFPRILALGGGGYNMADVVRGWTLLWADLAGIQLDSGYGGALGGVLMGDASIDGSDLRDMQVYTTGPAKEELRKYSESLVARFEKEVQPLLKRSGATGR